In Myxococcales bacterium, a single genomic region encodes these proteins:
- a CDS encoding ATP-binding cassette domain-containing protein, producing the protein MRTLLDDVSFTVPTGCLFGLIGPGAAGKSVLLKMLSGLMKPDVGEIEIDGESVVGANDLRLQELRKKIGMLFQNNALFDTLTVGENIAFPLRRLFAPPDAEVRERVLERLACVALRGFEDRMPAGLSGGQKKRVGVARATITRAPFVLYDEPAAGLDPVTSQKIFDLLRAEQRASNATVVMVSSDLDRLLTVTDRVGMLYRGRLVFDGTTDDARGSTDPMVRQFVHGLVDGPL; encoded by the coding sequence GTGCGCACGCTCCTCGATGACGTCAGCTTCACGGTCCCCACGGGGTGCTTGTTCGGTCTCATTGGGCCCGGCGCTGCGGGCAAGAGCGTGCTGCTCAAGATGCTCTCGGGGCTCATGAAACCGGACGTCGGCGAGATCGAGATCGACGGCGAGAGCGTCGTCGGCGCCAACGACCTTCGTCTGCAGGAGCTGCGGAAGAAGATCGGGATGCTCTTTCAGAACAACGCCCTCTTCGACACCCTGACCGTCGGGGAGAACATCGCGTTCCCCTTGCGGCGCCTCTTCGCGCCACCGGACGCGGAGGTCCGCGAGCGCGTGCTCGAACGACTTGCCTGCGTCGCGCTTCGGGGCTTCGAAGACCGAATGCCGGCGGGCCTCTCAGGAGGCCAAAAAAAGCGCGTCGGAGTCGCCCGAGCCACCATCACGCGGGCGCCCTTCGTGCTCTACGACGAACCGGCGGCGGGCCTCGATCCGGTGACCTCGCAAAAAATATTCGACCTCCTGCGGGCCGAGCAGCGCGCGTCGAACGCGACCGTGGTGATGGTGTCGAGCGATCTCGATCGGCTGCTCACGGTGACCGATCGCGTGGGGATGCTGTACCGCGGCCGCCTCGTCTTTGACGGAACGACCGATGACGCGCGAGGGTCGACCGATCCCATGGTGCGCCAATTCGTGCACGGCCTCGTGGACGGTCCACTCTGA